A single region of the Sphingomonas sp. LY29 genome encodes:
- a CDS encoding aspartyl/asparaginyl beta-hydroxylase domain-containing protein yields MAALEGGDGAAAREAFSSLIDAGFGTVPMRLMLVRACKFEGNLECEAAALDALLEASPDNLSGLLLRADCHRRSENPRATAAFFQRALDRARSLGPQSPEIVADLRSAQDYINAQAREFSQSIRDAVATLDRADGLRLSHTVEILNGERDIHPQQPSVLYVPYLLQRQYFERDEFEWAAALEDETTAIHDELAALLEADAEFRPYVEAEADRPRKDFAGLLDDPSWSAFYLWKDGALVEENAARCPRTVAALGIVPLSRIGSRTPSVLFSMLRPGAHIPPHHGMLNSRLICHLPLIVPAGCWLRVGNERREVEAGRMMIFDDSIEHEAKNESDQTRIILLFDIWRPELSEHERTGISAIFDAIDRFSGLPDA; encoded by the coding sequence GTGGCGGCCCTTGAGGGCGGAGATGGCGCGGCGGCCCGTGAGGCATTTTCGTCGCTGATCGATGCAGGCTTCGGCACCGTCCCGATGCGGCTGATGCTGGTTCGCGCCTGCAAGTTCGAAGGTAATCTGGAGTGCGAGGCGGCGGCGCTCGATGCGCTGCTGGAGGCCAGCCCCGACAATTTGAGCGGCCTGCTCCTTCGCGCCGATTGCCACCGTCGATCCGAAAACCCCCGTGCGACCGCTGCCTTTTTCCAGCGCGCCCTCGATCGCGCCCGATCGCTCGGGCCACAGTCGCCGGAGATCGTTGCCGACCTTCGCTCCGCACAAGATTATATCAATGCCCAGGCGCGCGAATTCAGCCAGTCGATCCGCGATGCCGTCGCGACGCTCGATCGGGCGGATGGCCTACGGCTTTCGCACACGGTCGAAATATTGAATGGCGAACGCGACATTCATCCTCAGCAACCCAGCGTTCTCTACGTCCCCTACCTGCTTCAGCGGCAATATTTCGAGCGCGACGAATTTGAATGGGCTGCCGCCTTGGAAGACGAAACCACGGCGATACATGACGAGCTGGCTGCGCTGCTCGAAGCGGACGCCGAGTTCCGGCCCTACGTCGAGGCCGAGGCGGACCGGCCGCGCAAGGACTTTGCCGGTCTGCTCGACGATCCCAGCTGGAGCGCTTTCTATCTGTGGAAGGATGGCGCGCTGGTCGAGGAGAATGCCGCGCGATGCCCCCGGACCGTGGCCGCGCTGGGAATAGTCCCGCTGAGCCGCATCGGCTCGCGGACCCCGTCGGTGCTCTTTTCGATGCTCCGACCGGGCGCGCATATTCCGCCGCATCATGGCATGCTCAACAGCCGCCTCATCTGCCACCTGCCGCTGATCGTGCCTGCCGGCTGCTGGCTGCGGGTCGGCAACGAACGCCGCGAAGTCGAGGCCGGGCGGATGATGATCTTCGACGACAGCATCGAACATGAAGCGAAGAACGAGAGCGACCAGACGCGCATCATCCTGTTGTTCGACATCTGGCGGCCCGAACTCAGCGAGCATGAGCGCACCGGTATCTCCGCCATCTTCGACGCGATCGACCGCTTCAGCGGCCTGCCCGACGCCTAG
- a CDS encoding transketolase, whose protein sequence is MSIDLDALKALDDKLRFLSAWTIHHANHVRESGDGLKVGGHQASCASMTAIMAALYFHALGPNDRVAVKPHAGPVLHAIHYLLGSQSLDQLKNFRGFGGMQSYPSRTKDQIPVDFSTGSVGLGVAITAFASLVQDYLTAHGLMDEADRGRFVALIGDAELDEGNIYECLIEAYKHDIRNCWWIVDYNRQSLDATSTDRMFERFDEIFASCGWRTVELRHGKRLAAALAANKPVADWLDALPNADHSALLYQGGAAWRSRIEGDAGKAASGFLKGLDDDALAALMSDLGGHCLETLTEAFDAAQDDVPTLFVAWTVKGFGLPFAGHKDNHSGLMNPTQAHAMRDAMGISEGDEWTPLAGIGDNQRPAVEALVERSRIVREKRPRDFGRIDIPALPAPTGEEQSTQAAFGRVLLDLAKTGAPIAERIVTTSPDVTVSTNLGAWVNQRGLFRREAAKDVFAAAKIPSAQKWAATRDGQHIELGIAESNLFLMLAALGLSGDLFGERLVPIGTLYDPFIARGLDSLNYGCYQDARFLLVATPSGVTLGPEGGAHQSINPPLIALGQPGLRHYEPAYADELAAMMEEAFRLIDDPAGESTYLRLSTRSIAQVERTDDRWKADALKGGYWLREPGEGSEAAIVAMGAIMPEALAAWGELSADLPGLGLLSITSPDLLHRGWTAAQAARWNGEHRPSHVETLLSALAPGAGLVTLCDAAPASLSWLGGVIGQRVAPLGVEKFGQTGSLVDLYAAYRLDGDAVTQGIAELLLPRTPVTA, encoded by the coding sequence ATGAGTATCGACCTCGACGCGCTGAAGGCCCTCGACGACAAGCTTCGCTTCCTCAGTGCGTGGACGATCCACCACGCGAACCACGTCCGCGAATCCGGCGACGGGCTGAAGGTCGGCGGACACCAGGCAAGCTGCGCGTCGATGACCGCGATCATGGCCGCGCTTTACTTCCACGCGCTGGGCCCCAACGACCGCGTCGCTGTGAAACCGCATGCCGGTCCGGTGCTTCACGCCATCCACTATCTGCTCGGGTCGCAGTCGCTCGACCAGCTGAAGAACTTCCGCGGGTTCGGCGGCATGCAAAGCTATCCCAGCCGGACCAAGGACCAGATTCCGGTCGACTTCTCCACCGGATCGGTCGGACTTGGCGTCGCGATCACCGCCTTTGCCAGCCTGGTGCAGGATTATCTGACCGCGCACGGCCTGATGGACGAGGCCGATCGCGGCCGCTTCGTCGCGCTGATCGGCGATGCCGAACTCGACGAAGGCAATATCTACGAGTGCCTGATCGAGGCGTACAAGCACGACATCCGCAATTGCTGGTGGATCGTCGACTATAACCGCCAGAGTCTCGACGCGACCTCGACCGACCGCATGTTCGAACGCTTCGACGAGATTTTCGCGTCGTGCGGATGGCGCACGGTCGAGCTGCGTCATGGCAAGCGACTGGCGGCGGCGCTGGCCGCGAACAAGCCGGTCGCCGACTGGCTCGACGCGCTGCCCAACGCCGACCATTCGGCGCTGCTTTACCAAGGCGGCGCGGCATGGCGTTCGCGGATCGAAGGCGATGCAGGCAAGGCCGCGTCGGGTTTCCTCAAGGGCCTCGATGATGATGCGCTGGCCGCGCTGATGAGCGACCTTGGCGGACATTGTCTCGAAACGCTGACCGAGGCGTTCGACGCGGCGCAGGATGATGTCCCGACGCTGTTCGTCGCATGGACGGTCAAAGGCTTCGGCCTGCCCTTTGCAGGACACAAGGACAATCATTCGGGCCTGATGAATCCGACGCAGGCGCATGCGATGCGCGACGCGATGGGAATATCGGAGGGCGATGAATGGACGCCGCTCGCCGGGATCGGCGACAACCAGCGTCCGGCGGTCGAAGCACTGGTCGAACGGAGCCGCATCGTTCGCGAGAAGCGGCCGCGCGACTTCGGGCGGATCGACATTCCCGCCCTGCCCGCCCCGACCGGCGAGGAGCAGTCGACCCAGGCCGCTTTCGGTCGCGTACTGCTCGACCTCGCGAAGACTGGCGCGCCGATCGCCGAACGCATCGTCACGACCTCGCCCGACGTGACCGTGTCGACCAACCTTGGAGCGTGGGTCAACCAGCGAGGACTATTCCGGCGCGAGGCGGCAAAGGACGTTTTCGCTGCGGCAAAGATTCCGTCAGCGCAAAAATGGGCGGCGACAAGGGACGGCCAGCACATCGAACTCGGCATTGCCGAATCCAACCTGTTCCTGATGCTGGCGGCGCTCGGACTGTCGGGCGATTTGTTCGGTGAGCGCCTGGTGCCAATCGGGACGCTCTACGATCCTTTCATCGCGCGCGGCCTCGATAGCCTCAACTACGGTTGCTACCAGGACGCGCGCTTCTTGCTAGTCGCGACGCCGTCGGGCGTTACGCTCGGGCCGGAGGGCGGTGCGCACCAGTCGATCAATCCCCCGCTGATCGCGCTCGGCCAGCCGGGGCTACGCCATTACGAACCAGCCTACGCCGACGAGCTCGCGGCGATGATGGAGGAGGCATTTCGGCTGATCGACGATCCGGCCGGCGAGTCCACTTATCTCCGCCTGTCGACGCGGTCGATCGCCCAGGTCGAGCGCACCGACGACCGGTGGAAGGCCGACGCGCTGAAGGGCGGGTACTGGCTTCGTGAACCCGGTGAGGGCTCCGAGGCCGCGATCGTCGCGATGGGCGCGATCATGCCCGAGGCGCTGGCGGCGTGGGGGGAACTCAGCGCCGATCTTCCCGGTCTCGGCTTGCTCAGCATCACATCGCCCGATTTGCTCCACCGCGGCTGGACCGCTGCGCAGGCGGCGCGCTGGAATGGCGAGCATCGGCCGAGCCATGTCGAGACGTTGCTGTCGGCGCTGGCGCCCGGTGCCGGCCTCGTCACGCTATGCGATGCCGCACCGGCCTCGCTGTCGTGGCTGGGCGGCGTGATCGGCCAGCGCGTGGCGCCGCTCGGCGTCGAGAAATTCGGGCAGACGGGAAGCCTCGTCGACCTCTACGCCGCCTATCGCCTCGACGGCGACGCGGTGACTCAGGGGATCGCCGAATTGCTGTTGCCCCGCACGCCCGTCACCGCCTGA
- a CDS encoding MaoC family dehydratase → MAGRYFDEWQVGDTVDHAVTRTVTETDNVLVSALTHNPQPMHLDHEAAAASEFGKPLVNSIYTFGLMVGVSVADTTLGTLVANLGYDKLVFPAPVFVGDTLRSSSECTGVRESKSRPNAGIVTWQHRSFNQRGELVCECSRSALLLKKPA, encoded by the coding sequence ATGGCCGGACGATATTTCGACGAGTGGCAGGTCGGCGACACGGTCGATCACGCGGTCACGCGCACGGTCACCGAAACCGATAATGTGCTGGTGTCCGCGCTGACCCACAATCCACAGCCGATGCACCTCGACCACGAAGCCGCGGCCGCGTCCGAATTCGGCAAGCCGCTGGTCAATTCGATCTACACCTTCGGCCTGATGGTCGGCGTATCGGTCGCGGACACGACACTGGGTACGCTGGTCGCCAACCTTGGGTACGACAAGCTGGTCTTCCCCGCTCCCGTGTTCGTCGGGGATACCCTGCGATCGAGCAGCGAATGCACCGGCGTCCGCGAGTCCAAGTCTCGGCCCAACGCCGGGATCGTGACGTGGCAGCACCGCAGCTTCAACCAGCGCGGCGAACTGGTGTGCGAATGCAGCCGCTCGGCGCTGCTACTGAAGAAGCCCGCATGA
- a CDS encoding CoA ester lyase has translation MTAHPDPRSWLFVPADSEKKIEKAIASEADAIIFDLEDSVAIDRKPAARAILKALSAREGGPRWWVRINPLRTDHHKKDLEVFASADFEGVVLPKAESGADVAELAHRTGHLPVHAIVTETAASLFGLFSYRDCKAPLAAMSWGAEDLSAALGASAKTDADGGLSFTYRMARSLCLAGAVAAGVQPIDGVFADFRDEEGLLAEARAAAREGFTGKLAIHPAQVGPINAAFTPTDEELAHAMAIIDAFSAQPDAGVLSVGGKMVDRPHLVQAERVIARRR, from the coding sequence ATGACCGCGCATCCCGATCCGCGCAGTTGGCTGTTCGTCCCTGCCGACAGCGAGAAGAAGATCGAAAAGGCGATTGCCAGCGAAGCCGATGCGATCATCTTCGACCTGGAAGACAGCGTCGCGATCGACCGCAAGCCGGCGGCTCGCGCCATTCTGAAAGCGCTGTCGGCGCGCGAAGGCGGGCCGCGCTGGTGGGTGCGGATCAATCCGCTGCGGACCGATCACCACAAAAAGGATCTGGAGGTATTTGCCTCCGCCGACTTCGAAGGCGTCGTGCTGCCCAAGGCGGAAAGCGGGGCCGACGTGGCCGAACTGGCGCACCGCACGGGGCATTTGCCCGTCCACGCGATCGTCACCGAAACCGCTGCTAGCCTGTTCGGGCTGTTCAGCTACCGCGATTGCAAGGCGCCGCTCGCCGCGATGAGCTGGGGCGCGGAAGACCTTTCCGCCGCGCTCGGCGCGAGCGCCAAGACCGACGCCGACGGAGGTCTGTCCTTCACCTATCGGATGGCGCGCTCCCTCTGCCTCGCGGGCGCGGTCGCGGCAGGCGTGCAGCCGATCGACGGGGTCTTCGCCGATTTCCGCGACGAGGAAGGATTGCTGGCCGAAGCCCGCGCCGCCGCGCGCGAAGGATTTACCGGCAAGCTTGCGATCCACCCGGCGCAGGTCGGGCCGATCAACGCCGCCTTCACGCCGACCGATGAGGAACTGGCGCATGCGATGGCGATCATCGACGCCTTTTCGGCGCAACCCGACGCCGGGGTCCTGTCGGTGGGTGGAAAGATGGTCGATCGACCCCATCTAGTGCAGGCCGAGCGGGTGATCGCCCGCCGCCGCTGA
- a CDS encoding NAD(P)-dependent alcohol dehydrogenase → MPTQAKGWGTDAADQPLKPMEFERRDLRPDDVAIQISHAGICHSDLHTCRNDWGGTRYPVIPGHEIVGTVTEVGADVTTHKVGDTVAVGCMVDSCMKCDQCLEGWEIFCREGCVQTYNSPDRHDKTISKGGYTDHIVVRDHFVCKVPEGMDVARVAPLLCAGITTYSPLRQYGVGKGTKVAVIGLGGLGHMGVKLAAAMGAHVTMITTTPEKGEDARKLGAHDVIVSTDKEAMKAAATRFDFILNTIPVSHEIDPYLQLLGRSGRMVIVGALTPMPGFTGMNLIFWNRAVGGSAIGGIPETQEMLDFCAEHDIYPECETIRMDEVNEAYERLLKNDVRYRFVIDMAHGL, encoded by the coding sequence ATGCCGACCCAAGCCAAGGGATGGGGCACCGATGCCGCCGACCAGCCATTGAAGCCGATGGAGTTCGAGCGCCGCGATCTTCGACCCGACGATGTCGCGATCCAGATCAGCCACGCGGGCATCTGCCACAGCGACCTCCACACCTGTCGCAACGATTGGGGCGGCACGCGCTACCCGGTCATTCCGGGCCACGAAATCGTCGGAACGGTCACCGAAGTCGGCGCCGACGTCACCACGCACAAGGTCGGCGATACCGTCGCGGTCGGGTGCATGGTCGACAGCTGCATGAAGTGCGACCAGTGTCTCGAGGGCTGGGAAATCTTCTGCCGCGAAGGCTGCGTCCAGACTTACAACAGCCCCGATCGCCACGACAAGACGATCAGCAAGGGCGGCTACACCGACCACATCGTCGTCCGCGATCACTTCGTCTGCAAGGTGCCCGAGGGCATGGACGTCGCGCGCGTCGCGCCGCTGCTCTGCGCCGGCATCACCACCTACTCGCCGCTGCGCCAATATGGCGTCGGCAAGGGCACCAAGGTCGCGGTGATCGGCCTCGGCGGGCTTGGCCATATGGGGGTCAAGCTGGCCGCCGCGATGGGCGCGCACGTCACGATGATCACCACGACCCCAGAAAAGGGCGAGGATGCGCGCAAGCTTGGCGCGCATGACGTGATCGTGTCGACCGACAAGGAAGCGATGAAGGCCGCAGCGACGCGCTTCGACTTCATCCTCAACACCATTCCGGTCAGCCATGAGATCGACCCGTATCTGCAGTTGCTCGGCCGATCGGGCCGAATGGTGATCGTCGGCGCGCTAACGCCGATGCCGGGCTTTACCGGCATGAACCTGATCTTCTGGAACCGCGCGGTCGGCGGATCGGCGATCGGCGGCATTCCCGAAACGCAGGAAATGCTCGATTTCTGCGCCGAGCATGACATCTATCCCGAATGCGAAACGATCCGCATGGATGAGGTCAACGAAGCCTACGAACGCCTGTTGAAGAACGACGTTCGCTATCGCTTCGTGATCGACATGGCGCACGGCCTCTGA
- a CDS encoding DUF3833 family protein, translating to MRFGVLGFALAVAACSAAPPDEARAQGAAFDPVAFFTGRSQGRGTLEQVMKKERSVAVESVGMPGKDGVLTLDQTVSIAGDPPKKRSWRLRSIGGGRYAGALTDATGPVTAETVGRTMRIRYPMKGGLKVEQWLIPLPGGRAVDNRMTITKWGMKVATLRERIEKR from the coding sequence ATGCGCTTCGGCGTTCTTGGCTTTGCGTTGGCGGTGGCGGCGTGCAGCGCCGCCCCGCCGGACGAGGCGCGTGCGCAAGGAGCGGCCTTTGATCCGGTCGCCTTTTTCACGGGGCGGAGCCAAGGACGCGGAACGCTTGAACAGGTAATGAAGAAGGAGCGCTCGGTCGCGGTCGAGAGCGTGGGCATGCCCGGCAAGGACGGCGTGCTGACGCTCGACCAGACAGTGAGCATCGCCGGTGACCCCCCCAAGAAGCGCAGTTGGCGGCTGCGGTCGATCGGTGGCGGACGCTATGCCGGGGCGCTGACCGATGCGACCGGTCCGGTAACCGCCGAAACCGTCGGGCGCACGATGCGCATCCGCTACCCGATGAAGGGCGGCCTGAAGGTCGAGCAATGGCTCATACCGCTTCCGGGGGGCCGCGCCGTCGACAATCGAATGACGATCACCAAGTGGGGCATGAAGGTCGCGACACTGCGCGAGCGCATCGAGAAGCGCTGA
- a CDS encoding MFS transporter yields the protein MSEQAKSWSMARVVTASSAGTAFEWYDFFIFGSLTPVIAKVFLAGLDPTSALIAALALFAVGFAFRPLGAIIFGAMGDRVGRKATFLATVSLMGGATFAIGLLPTYAQAGIIAPILLIILRICQGTALGGEYGGAAIYVAEHADDDKRGSATGWIQSSASIGLLAALFVIVVTRTLVGAEAFDAWGWRIPFLLSAILLAISVWMRLKLSESPAFAKLRDEGAVSKTPLREAFARRDSLRQVLIAFFAIMCAQGAVWYFAFFYIQVFLEKSLGMPAATKDMLLIAMTLVSAPLYVMFGALSDRIGRKPVMLGGMLLALALYFPGSHLIASSVNPALVEAQGSSPVTVVTDTATCAVQFDPTGTRRFDSACDIAKSLLVARGISYETAPSADGSTRIAVGRGGLDVADGAALDNAGLKSLKTATDARLKEQLVAAGYPASADPGATNYPVLLAVLFLFVVAATALYGPQAAALVEMFPTRVRYTAMSLPYHIGTGWVGGFLPVTGFAIVAITGDIYAGLWYPVVFTAISIAASLLFWKEKRGQPLV from the coding sequence ATGTCGGAGCAGGCCAAATCGTGGTCGATGGCGCGCGTCGTCACCGCATCGTCCGCAGGGACCGCGTTCGAATGGTATGACTTCTTCATCTTCGGATCGCTGACCCCGGTCATCGCCAAGGTCTTTCTCGCCGGGCTCGACCCGACCTCGGCGCTGATCGCGGCGCTGGCGCTGTTCGCGGTCGGCTTCGCCTTCCGGCCGCTCGGCGCGATCATCTTCGGCGCAATGGGCGACCGCGTCGGGCGCAAGGCGACCTTCCTCGCCACCGTCAGCCTGATGGGCGGCGCGACCTTCGCGATCGGCCTGCTGCCAACCTATGCGCAGGCGGGCATCATCGCGCCGATCCTGCTGATCATCCTGCGGATCTGTCAGGGCACCGCGCTTGGCGGCGAATATGGCGGTGCCGCGATCTACGTCGCCGAACACGCCGACGACGACAAACGCGGTTCGGCGACGGGCTGGATCCAGTCATCGGCGTCGATCGGCCTGCTCGCCGCGCTGTTCGTCATCGTCGTCACTCGCACGCTGGTAGGCGCGGAGGCGTTCGACGCATGGGGATGGCGCATCCCGTTCCTCCTCTCGGCGATCCTGCTCGCCATCTCGGTATGGATGCGGCTGAAGCTCTCGGAAAGCCCGGCCTTCGCCAAGCTGCGCGATGAAGGCGCGGTGTCGAAGACCCCGCTTCGCGAAGCGTTCGCACGCCGCGACAGCCTCCGCCAAGTACTGATCGCCTTCTTCGCCATCATGTGCGCGCAAGGCGCGGTCTGGTATTTCGCCTTCTTCTACATCCAGGTCTTCCTCGAAAAGTCGCTCGGAATGCCCGCGGCGACCAAGGACATGTTGCTGATCGCAATGACGCTGGTGTCGGCGCCGCTCTACGTCATGTTCGGCGCGCTCAGCGATCGGATCGGGCGAAAGCCGGTCATGCTCGGCGGCATGCTGCTCGCGCTCGCGCTTTACTTCCCGGGCTCGCATCTGATCGCGTCGTCGGTGAACCCGGCGCTGGTCGAGGCGCAGGGCAGCAGCCCTGTGACCGTCGTAACCGATACCGCGACCTGCGCGGTCCAGTTCGATCCCACCGGCACGCGCCGCTTCGACAGCGCCTGCGATATCGCCAAGAGCCTGCTGGTGGCGCGCGGCATCTCGTACGAGACCGCACCCTCCGCCGACGGCAGCACGCGGATCGCGGTGGGCCGCGGCGGACTGGACGTGGCCGACGGGGCCGCGCTCGACAATGCTGGCTTGAAGTCGCTCAAGACCGCCACCGATGCGCGCCTGAAGGAACAGCTTGTCGCCGCCGGCTATCCCGCCTCGGCCGATCCGGGCGCGACCAACTATCCGGTACTACTGGCGGTGCTGTTCCTGTTCGTCGTCGCCGCGACCGCGCTTTACGGGCCGCAGGCGGCGGCGCTGGTCGAGATGTTTCCGACCCGCGTTCGCTACACCGCGATGAGCCTGCCCTATCATATCGGCACCGGCTGGGTCGGCGGCTTCCTGCCCGTGACGGGCTTCGCGATCGTTGCGATCACGGGCGATATTTACGCGGGGCTTTGGTATCCGGTCGTCTTCACTGCCATTTCGATCGCGGCGTCGCTGTTGTTCTGGAAGGAAAAGCGCGGCCAGCCGCTCGTTTGA
- a CDS encoding L,D-transpeptidase family protein, producing MSLIAVALASSPAIAKKKPAPPPPPAAPIAYTPIDRFYAARQNAPLWGNNVEAQAALVQVLREAPLDGFTRGPALAAQIEAARANPATAKAADKMMSQALIDYVRSLYTPIPGMTYGDNWVKATPPSGESVLAAAARAPSLAAHVRTVMNLNPVYGQLRAAAVEEAKLPGGGQSSRLALNMTRVRFKPPSNRFVMVDVPSARLWMYENGVPVDSMKVVVGENKTSPDMRTPMIASVMYYTIYNPYWHMPDHLVPNMAKAALAIGGAKALAGNKYEVVDAWSANPTILDANKVDWKGVLAGTTTVKLRQKPTGANSMGKMKFPFENGLGIYLHDTPKKEYFKLDNRAKSNGCIRLERAQDFGTWMMRRPANPDATTAELTVPFPQGVPVYVTYLTALPEDGKIAYHKDIYGYDSAAMGAAATATAVVGQ from the coding sequence ATGTCTCTTATCGCCGTCGCGCTGGCTTCGTCGCCTGCGATCGCCAAGAAGAAGCCGGCCCCGCCGCCGCCGCCGGCCGCCCCGATCGCCTACACCCCGATCGACCGTTTCTATGCCGCGCGCCAGAATGCGCCACTGTGGGGCAACAATGTCGAGGCGCAGGCCGCGCTGGTGCAAGTCCTTCGCGAGGCTCCGCTCGACGGCTTCACCCGCGGACCCGCGCTTGCCGCTCAGATCGAGGCGGCGCGCGCCAACCCGGCCACCGCCAAGGCCGCCGACAAGATGATGTCGCAGGCGCTGATCGACTATGTCCGCTCGCTCTACACGCCCATCCCCGGGATGACCTATGGCGACAATTGGGTAAAGGCCACGCCGCCGAGCGGTGAATCGGTGCTTGCCGCCGCTGCTCGCGCGCCGTCGCTTGCGGCGCACGTTCGCACGGTGATGAACCTCAACCCGGTCTATGGGCAGCTTCGCGCCGCCGCGGTCGAGGAAGCCAAGCTTCCCGGTGGAGGACAGTCGTCGCGCCTCGCGCTCAACATGACCCGCGTCCGGTTCAAGCCGCCGTCGAACCGCTTCGTCATGGTCGACGTGCCCTCGGCGCGCCTGTGGATGTACGAGAACGGCGTGCCGGTGGATTCGATGAAGGTCGTGGTCGGCGAGAACAAGACTTCGCCCGACATGCGCACCCCGATGATTGCCAGTGTCATGTATTACACCATCTACAACCCCTACTGGCACATGCCCGACCATCTGGTCCCGAACATGGCGAAGGCCGCGCTTGCCATCGGCGGTGCGAAGGCGCTGGCCGGCAACAAGTATGAGGTCGTCGATGCCTGGTCGGCCAACCCGACCATCCTCGACGCCAACAAGGTCGACTGGAAGGGCGTCCTTGCCGGCACCACTACGGTCAAGCTTCGTCAGAAGCCGACCGGTGCCAATTCGATGGGCAAGATGAAATTCCCGTTCGAGAACGGGCTGGGCATCTACCTGCACGATACGCCCAAGAAGGAATATTTCAAGCTCGACAACCGTGCTAAGAGTAACGGCTGCATCCGGCTTGAGCGCGCGCAGGACTTCGGCACGTGGATGATGCGCCGTCCGGCCAACCCGGACGCGACCACGGCGGAACTGACTGTTCCGTTCCCGCAGGGCGTGCCGGTCTACGTCACCTATCTGACGGCGCTGCCCGAGGACGGGAAGATCGCCTATCACAAGGATATTTACGGCTACGACAGCGCCGCAATGGGCGCTGCGGCAACCGCTACGGCCGTCGTCGGTCAGTAA
- a CDS encoding alpha-amylase family glycosyl hydrolase: MIRAAFAAALLLTAVPVAAQAPASPYAPESFEGVSHPVWSRKAIIYQVNTRQFTKDGTLKAATREIPRLKKMGVDILWLMPIHPIGVENRKGTLGSPYSVRDYRAVNPALGTMADLKAFTAAAHTQGMHVVLDWVANHSAWDNPLKKQHPDWYETDWKGANRSTPWWDWSDIVDFDYSKEPLRRYMATSMAFWVREAGVDGFRADVAGYVPPDFWTDVRRDLNAIKPVWMLGEFNHRDLHMTSFDSSYGWAWAEAVMKIAKGEADTGALYGYYSENESAWPTGAQRMIFTSNHDENAWAGTEFERFGKALPNAFALLFTSEGIPLVYNGQEAGNDKRLKFFERDPIVWKVHPNGALIRDWIAFRKAHPALDNAPWGARMVHVKSTDSQRVFSFVRAKDGDAVFVAQNYSDQPKTVTLEEVPHPGQWTEKGGGVARIEKGASVTLAPWSTRVFTRRY, from the coding sequence ATGATCCGCGCCGCGTTCGCCGCCGCGCTGCTGCTAACCGCCGTCCCTGTCGCCGCGCAGGCGCCGGCGAGCCCCTACGCCCCCGAAAGCTTCGAGGGCGTGTCGCATCCGGTCTGGTCGCGAAAGGCGATCATCTATCAGGTCAACACCCGGCAATTCACCAAGGACGGCACACTCAAGGCAGCGACGCGCGAAATCCCGCGGCTCAAGAAGATGGGTGTCGATATCCTGTGGCTGATGCCGATCCATCCGATCGGGGTCGAAAACCGAAAGGGAACGCTGGGTAGCCCCTACAGCGTCCGCGACTATCGCGCGGTCAACCCGGCGCTCGGGACGATGGCCGATCTGAAGGCCTTCACCGCCGCGGCGCACACGCAGGGGATGCACGTCGTGCTCGACTGGGTCGCCAATCACTCGGCGTGGGACAATCCGCTGAAGAAGCAGCATCCCGACTGGTACGAAACAGACTGGAAGGGCGCCAATCGGTCGACCCCGTGGTGGGACTGGTCGGACATTGTCGACTTTGATTATTCGAAGGAGCCGCTGCGCCGCTACATGGCGACAAGCATGGCATTTTGGGTCCGCGAAGCGGGGGTCGATGGCTTTCGCGCCGACGTCGCGGGATATGTCCCGCCCGACTTCTGGACCGATGTCCGCCGCGACCTCAATGCGATCAAGCCGGTGTGGATGCTCGGCGAATTCAATCATCGCGACCTCCACATGACCTCGTTCGATTCCAGTTACGGCTGGGCCTGGGCGGAGGCGGTGATGAAGATCGCCAAGGGCGAGGCCGATACCGGCGCGCTCTACGGCTATTATTCAGAGAATGAGAGCGCGTGGCCGACCGGCGCGCAGCGCATGATCTTCACCTCCAACCATGACGAGAATGCCTGGGCGGGGACCGAATTTGAACGGTTCGGCAAGGCGCTTCCCAACGCCTTCGCGCTGCTGTTCACGTCCGAAGGAATTCCGCTGGTCTATAATGGTCAGGAGGCCGGCAACGACAAAAGACTGAAGTTCTTCGAACGCGATCCGATCGTGTGGAAGGTCCATCCCAATGGCGCGTTGATCCGCGACTGGATTGCGTTCCGCAAGGCGCATCCCGCGCTCGACAATGCGCCGTGGGGTGCACGGATGGTGCACGTGAAGAGCACGGATTCGCAGCGCGTGTTCAGCTTTGTCCGCGCCAAGGACGGCGACGCGGTGTTCGTCGCGCAGAATTACAGCGACCAGCCGAAGACGGTGACGCTGGAAGAGGTGCCGCACCCCGGCCAGTGGACCGAAAAAGGCGGCGGGGTCGCCAGAATCGAAAAGGGGGCCAGCGTAACGCTAGCCCCCTGGTCGACCCGGGTGTTTACCCGCCGTTACTGA